Sequence from the Candidatus Kryptoniota bacterium genome:
CGAGTTTCTTTTGCTCCTCCTCGACAACCTTCTTCCGATCGCCTTCGATTCGTGACTGATGCTCTTTGAGCTCTCTTTCTATTCTACTTTCTACCTTTTCGCGTTCGGCGGCGAGTTCCGACGAGAGCTTGTCCCTGTATTCCAATTCGAGTTGTCTCCGAAGCTCAGATTGTTTCTGCTCGAACTCCCTCCGCTCGTTGTGCCTCAGTTCGTCTAGCCGTTTGTCCAACTCCGACTGGGTCTGTTGTTCCAGCTTCCGGTAACGGTCTTCGTAAGTCCTTTCAATTTCCCTTTGACGATATTCTCGTTCTTCTTCAATTCTCCGCTGGTTTGCCGCGAGCTTTTCCTCGTATTCCCTCTGAAGCCTTTGACGGATCACCTCCGTGTGTTGGTCGCTCTCCTTTTCCTTTTCCACAACGCCGCTGGCTTTCATCTTTTCAACTTCCGTCGAGACTCTCTTATCGAGTTCCGCTTCCATTTGCCTACGGCTATCCTCTATGGCCGTGCGCTCCTTGTCGAGAAGGCTCTTCTTTTCCCTTACTGCGGATTCCTTCAATTCGAGCATGGATTTTTCGTAGAGGGCGCTCATTTCGGAACGCGTCTCTTCTTCGGCCTTCTTCCTTTCTGAAGCAAGTTGCTGCCTGTAAGTGGCCTCCATTTTGCCGATTTCCATCTCGAATTTTTCTTTAGACTGCTTCTCGAGCTCTCTCCTGAATTTCTCTTTTTCCTTCTCGAGGTTTGCAATCAGAGATGCTCGTTCTGCTTCCTGCCACTCGCGTTCCTTCTTTAGGGCTTCGGCGATTCGCTGCTCGGCTTTCCTGATTTCATCTGTGAAACGTTTATTGTACTCGCTCTCAAGTCTCTGCTCGATCTCGGCACGTATGGCCGATTCGCCAAGGACTTCCTTCGCAAGTTCAGGCGGCTTCACCTGGGGAGCTTGGGCGGGAGTCTCTACGATGACTTCTGGTTTGGTTTCCAGTTCTTCTGGAGTGGGAGGTGCTTCTGCAGCCGCTGCAGTCTTCAGTGCTGCTGATTCAAGGGCTGTTCTGCGTTCTTCCAAAGCTAGCGCATAAACGTTGTTCGGATCAATTGCCCTGACAGCGTCTAATTCCTCTCTGGCATCAACGTATTTCCCCTCTTTGATGAATTTGTCGGCAAGACGCAAATGAGAC
This genomic interval carries:
- a CDS encoding response regulator, giving the protein MLFKKTQNIKSSAPTASENARQEIASHLRLADKFIKEGKYVDAREELDAVRAIDPNNVYALALEERRTALESAALKTAAAAEAPPTPEELETKPEVIVETPAQAPQVKPPELAKEVLGESAIRAEIEQRLESEYNKRFTDEIRKAEQRIAEALKKEREWQEAERASLIANLEKEKEKFRRELEKQSKEKFEMEIGKMEATYRQQLASERKKAEEETRSEMSALYEKSMLELKESAVREKKSLLDKERTAIEDSRRQMEAELDKRVSTEVEKMKASGVVEKEKESDQHTEVIRQRLQREYEEKLAANQRRIEEEREYRQREIERTYEDRYRKLEQQTQSELDKRLDELRHNERREFEQKQSELRRQLELEYRDKLSSELAAEREKVESRIERELKEHQSRIEGDRKKVVEEEQKKLDERRYHLRGEMDKELEKRILDAKSIAEADYEERLKLLGVKLPDTREEKLRLYMTRLREAWATPPVTPELARELMQLRDVLGLTFEDHLESESDIRLQVYVTEVEKEIRKGKIKPNDQSALEDLKHRFQITQEESTKLEPHILAAFQRAVMKAVILVVDDEPSFLETVRAVLEGYGYSVLTKLSPSDGLKLLETTHVDLIISDVMFSGTEGDGFSFFEKVQKVPHLKKVPFILMSGMHESFFVRTGIQLGVDDYLTKPVDPDMLAAVVEGKLKKYRSLRESD